A single genomic interval of Caballeronia sp. NK8 harbors:
- a CDS encoding DUF3141 domain-containing protein: MTYADQLARSRDIADKVTRVFQKRAEVAQQNFSERARDAGMRLFSNGGADHFSGPGANATGQFNGYAYAVDLVQRSVLFWDTLRQRGNNFVEQTKRGLEPVLHFDHEMLIDGRTFTRPVNYALLRIVPPEGVIVDALKRPYLIIDPRAGHGPGIGGFKDDSQVGVALRAGHPVYFVTFFRDPQPGQTLLDVCAAEQQFVRHVRELHPESPKPAIVGNCQGGWAAMMLASSQPDDTGPLVINGAPMSYWSGAWSEGEGDNPMRYSGGMLGGTWLASLTADLGNGKFDGAYLVENFENLNPANSFWDKYYTLFANIDTEPPRFLDFERWWGGYYLMNREEIEWITRNLFVGNKLWSGEVSGASGASFDLRAIKSPIILFASMGDNITPPQQAFNWVADIYGSTDEIKARGQVIVGLMHKSIGHLGIFVSGKVAKKEYTQIASVLEAIESFPPGLYGMEIAERKGEGGKIEYDVSFHERRLEEVTSFNRFQRVDELPFEAVKQVSDFNQRAYELFAQPLVQALANDATATMLRAFHPLRAQRWMFSDLNPWLAWLGPTAQAVKAARQPDTERDVLRRAEHCGSDVISASLDFYRAMRDAATEAMFFSVYGNMFSVHQAQAHEDPAQKTDPRDLPFVQDALASVAQGGYAQAVARIACLLVRHDEPLPLARMVLRQELAEDYAEYLPQMPRDEWRRVRGEQEIIVRYEPEQALSTLPELLGDNGDRKKLLTLIDKLLADSRMQGFEPTTAQQDMLARIRAALPVKAARAARRPAPAH; the protein is encoded by the coding sequence ATGACGTATGCGGATCAACTGGCGCGCAGCCGGGACATCGCGGACAAGGTTACGCGTGTGTTTCAGAAACGCGCGGAAGTGGCGCAGCAGAATTTCAGCGAGCGCGCACGCGATGCGGGCATGCGTCTTTTCAGCAACGGCGGCGCGGATCATTTCAGTGGTCCGGGCGCGAACGCAACGGGTCAGTTCAACGGCTACGCGTATGCGGTCGATCTCGTGCAGCGCTCCGTGCTGTTCTGGGACACGTTGCGTCAGCGCGGCAATAACTTCGTCGAGCAGACGAAGCGGGGCCTCGAACCGGTGCTGCATTTCGACCATGAAATGCTGATCGATGGCCGCACGTTCACGCGCCCGGTGAACTACGCGCTGTTGCGCATCGTGCCGCCCGAGGGCGTGATCGTCGATGCGCTGAAACGCCCGTATCTCATCATCGATCCGCGCGCGGGGCACGGTCCCGGCATCGGCGGCTTCAAGGACGATTCACAAGTGGGCGTCGCGTTGCGCGCGGGGCATCCGGTGTACTTCGTCACGTTCTTCCGCGACCCGCAGCCCGGTCAGACCCTGCTCGATGTCTGCGCGGCGGAGCAGCAGTTCGTGCGGCACGTGCGCGAGCTGCATCCCGAAAGCCCGAAGCCCGCGATCGTCGGCAATTGCCAGGGCGGCTGGGCCGCGATGATGCTGGCAAGCTCCCAGCCCGACGATACCGGCCCGCTCGTCATCAACGGCGCGCCGATGTCGTACTGGAGCGGCGCGTGGAGCGAAGGCGAGGGCGACAACCCGATGCGCTATTCGGGCGGCATGCTGGGCGGCACCTGGCTCGCGTCGCTGACGGCGGACCTCGGCAACGGCAAGTTCGACGGCGCGTATCTCGTCGAGAACTTCGAGAACCTCAATCCGGCCAACAGCTTCTGGGACAAGTACTACACCCTGTTCGCCAACATCGATACCGAACCGCCGCGCTTTCTCGATTTCGAGCGCTGGTGGGGCGGCTATTACCTGATGAACCGCGAAGAGATCGAATGGATCACGCGCAATCTGTTCGTCGGCAACAAGCTATGGTCGGGTGAAGTGAGCGGTGCGTCGGGCGCATCGTTCGATCTGCGCGCGATCAAGTCGCCGATCATTCTGTTTGCGTCGATGGGCGACAACATCACGCCGCCGCAGCAGGCGTTCAACTGGGTCGCGGACATCTACGGCAGCACCGACGAGATCAAGGCGCGCGGACAGGTGATCGTCGGACTGATGCACAAGAGCATCGGCCATCTGGGCATCTTCGTGAGCGGCAAGGTCGCGAAGAAGGAGTACACGCAGATCGCATCGGTGCTGGAGGCGATCGAATCGTTTCCGCCGGGGCTGTACGGCATGGAGATCGCCGAACGCAAGGGCGAGGGCGGCAAGATCGAGTACGACGTGAGTTTTCACGAACGGCGTCTCGAAGAAGTGACCAGCTTCAATCGCTTCCAGCGCGTCGACGAATTGCCGTTCGAAGCCGTCAAACAGGTATCGGATTTCAATCAGCGCGCCTATGAACTGTTCGCGCAACCCCTCGTGCAGGCGCTCGCGAACGACGCGACCGCGACGATGCTGCGCGCGTTCCATCCGCTGCGCGCGCAACGCTGGATGTTCTCCGACCTGAATCCGTGGCTCGCATGGCTCGGCCCGACGGCGCAGGCGGTGAAGGCCGCGCGCCAGCCCGACACCGAGCGCGACGTGCTGCGCCGCGCGGAACATTGCGGCTCCGACGTGATCAGCGCGAGCCTCGATTTCTATCGCGCGATGCGCGATGCCGCGACCGAAGCGATGTTCTTCTCCGTGTACGGCAACATGTTTTCGGTGCATCAGGCGCAGGCGCACGAGGACCCGGCGCAGAAAACCGATCCGCGCGATCTGCCGTTCGTGCAGGATGCGCTCGCATCGGTGGCGCAAGGCGGCTATGCGCAGGCCGTCGCGCGCATCGCGTGCCTGCTCGTGCGGCACGACGAGCCGCTGCCGCTCGCGCGCATGGTTCTGCGGCAGGAACTGGCGGAGGACTACGCGGAGTACTTGCCGCAGATGCCGCGCGACGAATGGCGGCGCGTGCGCGGCGAGCAGGAAATCATCGTGCGTTACGAGCCGGAGCAGGCGCTCTCGACGCTGCCCGAACTGCTCGGCGACAACGGCGATCGCAAGAAGCTCCTCACGCTCATCGACAAGCTGCTCGCCGATAGCCGCATGCAAGGCTTCGAGCCTACTACCGCGCAGCAGGACATGCTCGCGCGCATTCGCGCGGCGCTGCCCGTGAAGGCGGCGCGTGCAGCAAGACGTCCCGCGCCCGCGCACTGA
- a CDS encoding phosphate acetyltransferase yields the protein MVHTHEKYERLIEVCRSLPPLAVAVAHPCDRTSLESAVKAHEMGLIAPILVGPRERIREVAEECGLNIAGLPIVDAPHSHAAAEKAVELVREAKAEALMKGSLHTDEVMAAVVRREGGLRTQRRVSHCFIMDVPGHENVLIISDAAINILPTLADKVDILQNAIDLGHALRFEEVRVAILSAMETVNPKVPSTLEAAALCKMVDRHQITGALVDGPLALDNAIDLEAAQTKKIDSPVAGRANVLIVPDLEAGNMLAKSLSFLAGADAAGIVLGARVPIILTSRADSLQSRLASCAIAALVAAKRREETQVAG from the coding sequence ATGGTTCATACGCACGAAAAGTACGAACGGCTCATCGAGGTTTGCCGGTCCCTGCCGCCGCTCGCGGTGGCGGTGGCGCACCCTTGCGACCGGACATCGCTCGAAAGCGCGGTCAAAGCGCACGAGATGGGCCTGATCGCGCCGATTCTCGTCGGGCCGCGCGAGCGCATCCGCGAGGTCGCGGAGGAATGCGGGCTGAACATCGCGGGCTTGCCGATCGTCGACGCGCCGCACAGTCACGCGGCGGCGGAAAAGGCGGTCGAACTGGTGCGCGAGGCGAAGGCCGAAGCGCTCATGAAAGGCAGCCTGCACACCGACGAAGTCATGGCCGCCGTCGTCAGACGCGAAGGCGGACTGCGCACGCAACGGCGGGTGTCGCACTGCTTCATCATGGACGTGCCGGGCCACGAGAACGTGCTCATCATCAGCGACGCCGCGATCAACATCCTGCCGACGCTCGCCGACAAGGTCGACATCCTGCAGAACGCCATCGATCTCGGCCACGCGCTGCGCTTCGAAGAGGTGCGCGTCGCGATTCTCTCGGCGATGGAAACGGTGAACCCGAAAGTGCCCTCGACACTGGAGGCCGCCGCGCTGTGCAAGATGGTGGACCGCCATCAGATCACGGGCGCGCTCGTCGACGGGCCGCTCGCGCTCGACAACGCGATCGATCTCGAAGCGGCGCAGACGAAGAAGATCGACTCGCCCGTCGCGGGCCGCGCGAACGTGCTGATCGTGCCGGACCTCGAAGCGGGCAACATGCTCGCGAAAAGCCTGTCGTTTCTGGCGGGCGCGGACGCGGCGGGAATCGTGCTCGGCGCGCGCGTGCCGATCATCCTGACGAGCCGCGCCGATTCGCTGCAATCGCGGCTCGCGTCGTGCGCCATCGCCGCGCTGGTGGCGGCGAAGCGCCGCGAAGAAACGCAAGTGGCGGGGTGA
- a CDS encoding acetate/propionate family kinase, which translates to MADVILVLNAGSSSIKFSAFDVQGKALSLVTHGQVEGLFSSPRFVAFNANGEKTGEHAWGDGVKLEHAEAIAHLGAFLRGHGAGHHLIGVGHRVVHGGAHFTKPVLTSPEVLDALDKLTPLAPLHQPHNLKPIRIIAERNPGLPQVACFDTAFHATQNPLAQAFALPESITKNGVRRYGFHGLSYEYIASALPEIAPDAARGRTVVAHLGNGASLCALAAGKSVASTMGFTAVDGLMMGTRCGNLDPGVILYLLDELGMSAREIEDLLYRGSGLLGVSGISGDMRALLASHDERARFAIDLYVYRIGRELGSMSAALQGLDAVVFTAGIGEHSKEIRQRVCEQAAWWGIELDAQANASGGPRISTAASKVSAWVIPTNEELMIARHALTLIEGASA; encoded by the coding sequence ATGGCCGACGTCATTCTGGTTCTGAATGCGGGTTCATCGAGCATCAAGTTCAGCGCGTTCGACGTGCAGGGCAAGGCGCTCTCGCTCGTCACGCACGGGCAGGTGGAAGGTCTCTTCAGTTCGCCGCGTTTCGTCGCGTTCAATGCGAACGGCGAAAAGACCGGCGAGCACGCATGGGGCGATGGCGTGAAGCTCGAACATGCCGAAGCCATTGCGCATCTGGGCGCGTTCCTGCGCGGACACGGCGCGGGACATCATCTGATCGGCGTGGGACATCGGGTCGTGCATGGCGGTGCGCATTTCACGAAGCCCGTGCTGACGAGTCCGGAAGTGCTCGACGCACTCGACAAGCTCACGCCGCTCGCGCCGCTGCATCAGCCGCACAATCTCAAGCCCATTCGCATCATCGCCGAGCGCAATCCGGGGCTGCCGCAGGTCGCCTGTTTCGATACGGCGTTTCACGCGACGCAGAACCCGCTCGCGCAGGCGTTCGCGCTGCCCGAATCGATCACGAAGAACGGCGTGCGGCGCTACGGTTTTCATGGCCTCTCATACGAATACATCGCGAGCGCGTTGCCGGAGATCGCGCCGGACGCGGCGCGCGGGCGCACGGTCGTCGCGCATCTGGGCAACGGCGCGAGCCTGTGCGCGCTCGCGGCCGGCAAGAGCGTCGCGAGCACGATGGGCTTCACCGCCGTCGACGGCCTGATGATGGGCACGCGCTGCGGCAATCTCGATCCCGGCGTGATCCTTTATCTGCTCGACGAGCTCGGCATGAGCGCGCGCGAGATCGAAGACCTGCTGTATCGCGGCTCGGGCCTGCTCGGTGTCTCGGGCATCTCGGGCGACATGCGCGCACTGCTCGCGAGCCACGACGAACGCGCGCGCTTCGCCATCGATCTATACGTGTACCGCATCGGCCGCGAGCTGGGTTCGATGAGCGCGGCCTTGCAGGGGCTCGATGCCGTCGTGTTCACGGCGGGCATCGGCGAGCATTCGAAGGAGATTCGCCAGCGCGTGTGCGAGCAGGCGGCATGGTGGGGCATCGAGCTCGATGCGCAGGCCAACGCGAGCGGCGGCCCGCGCATCAGCACGGCTGCGAGCAAGGTGAGCGCGTGGGTGATTCCGACCAACGAGGAACTTATGATCGCGAGGCATGCCCTGACGCTGATCGAAGGAGCATCCGCATGA
- the fabI gene encoding enoyl-ACP reductase FabI, protein MTLNVPQPVLKGAKALVTGIANEHSIAYGCAKAFRELGADLAITHADEKARPYVEPLAQALEAPIFMPLDASNQDQLDAVFERIASEWGTLDILVHSIAWAPKDDLQGGLLNCSAEGFAKAMDISCHSFVRMARLAAPLMKDGGTMFTMSYHGANKVVPNYNVMGPVKAALEACARYLAYELGPQGIRVHAISPGPLKTRAASGLKDFDLLLTEAAERAPLGELVDIMDVGFTCAFLATPFARRMSGETLYVDGGVHIMG, encoded by the coding sequence ATGACGCTGAATGTCCCGCAACCCGTGCTGAAGGGCGCGAAGGCGCTCGTGACCGGCATCGCCAACGAGCATTCGATCGCCTATGGCTGCGCGAAGGCGTTCCGCGAACTGGGCGCGGATCTCGCCATCACGCACGCGGACGAGAAGGCGCGGCCCTATGTCGAGCCGCTCGCCCAAGCACTCGAAGCGCCCATCTTCATGCCGCTCGACGCATCGAACCAGGATCAGCTCGATGCGGTGTTCGAACGCATCGCGAGCGAGTGGGGCACGCTCGATATCCTCGTGCATTCGATCGCATGGGCGCCGAAGGACGATCTGCAAGGCGGTCTCCTGAACTGCTCGGCGGAAGGCTTCGCGAAGGCGATGGACATCTCCTGCCATTCGTTCGTCCGCATGGCGCGGCTCGCGGCGCCGCTCATGAAAGACGGCGGCACCATGTTCACGATGAGCTATCACGGCGCGAACAAGGTCGTCCCGAACTACAACGTGATGGGCCCGGTGAAGGCCGCGCTCGAAGCATGCGCGCGCTATCTCGCCTACGAACTCGGCCCGCAGGGCATTCGCGTGCACGCGATCTCGCCGGGGCCGCTCAAGACGCGCGCCGCTTCGGGACTCAAGGACTTCGACCTGCTGCTGACCGAGGCCGCAGAGCGCGCGCCGCTCGGCGAGCTGGTCGACATCATGGACGTCGGCTTCACCTGCGCGTTTCTCGCGACGCCTTTCGCGCGCCGCATGTCGGGCGAAACGCTCTACGTGGACGGCGGCGTGCACATCATGGGATGA
- a CDS encoding membrane integrity-associated transporter subunit PqiC, producing MRPALLTFFLLAAVLAGCRSPQPSFYRLSADPSLTAATTRANARPVIVGPVTVPDLVDRPQIVTRNTSNEVALNEYARWGEPLRSSIADAIAGDLALLLGSNRVAPASRAIAEPEALRVRVDIQQFESVPGDAVAIDAQWSVRRFGDDNALTGRSLVREPVNGADWNALVAAHSRALASVSRDIAAAIQGAAPQ from the coding sequence ATGCGGCCCGCCCTACTGACTTTCTTTCTCCTCGCGGCGGTGCTCGCCGGATGCCGTTCGCCGCAGCCGAGTTTCTATCGTCTGAGCGCCGATCCATCGCTCACCGCTGCGACCACGCGCGCGAACGCGCGGCCCGTGATCGTCGGACCGGTGACGGTGCCCGATCTCGTCGACCGGCCGCAGATCGTCACGCGCAACACCAGCAACGAAGTCGCGCTCAACGAGTACGCGCGCTGGGGCGAGCCGCTCAGGAGCAGCATCGCGGACGCCATCGCGGGCGATCTCGCGTTGCTGCTCGGTTCGAATCGCGTCGCGCCCGCATCGCGCGCGATTGCGGAACCGGAAGCGTTGCGCGTGCGCGTCGATATCCAGCAGTTCGAATCCGTTCCAGGCGATGCCGTCGCGATCGATGCGCAATGGTCCGTGCGCCGCTTCGGCGACGACAACGCGCTCACCGGCCGCTCGCTCGTGCGCGAACCCGTCAACGGCGCCGACTGGAACGCGCTCGTGGCCGCGCACAGCCGCGCGCTCGCGAGCGTGAGCCGCGACATCGCCGCGGCGATACAGGGCGCCGCGCCGCAGTAA
- a CDS encoding intermembrane transport protein PqiB codes for MNTPGDIPDAEVAPKKRWRIPWIWIVPAIAVAVGIWLAVQTVLQQGPTVTITFKTGEGIEAGKTKIKFKDVDIGQVKSVALSEDYKHVIAKAELTRDATNMLVEDTRFWVVRPRVAGGSVSGIGTLLSGAYIGMDIGHTKQSRRDYTGLETPPVFASDVPGRQFVLKATDLGSVDVGTPIYFRRLQVGQVTSFELDKDGSGVTLHVFVNAPYDRYVNADSRFWQAGGIDLTLGTDGLKVNTQSLVSILIGGLAFETPAVSLSWSEAPPDTTFNLYPTRAEALRVQERIVDKYVFAFEGSVRGLAVGAPVEFRGIQIGEVAAINTRFDPVTKRISIPVEINLYPERFTSRFTTEPKSGRVVADRRELADVLVSRGLRGQLRTGSLLTGQLYVSLDFFPTAKKASIDWNRDPPELPTTPSGLESMQDSINRIMTRIDKLPIEELTASARQTLNSTTALMQGLNTQVVPQAATTLAAARAALDAAHSTLMPDSGLQQDTAEAVRELTRTAASFRSLADYLQQHPEALLRGKPEDKK; via the coding sequence ATGAACACGCCCGGCGATATCCCCGATGCGGAAGTCGCGCCGAAGAAGCGCTGGCGCATTCCGTGGATCTGGATCGTGCCAGCGATCGCGGTGGCGGTCGGCATCTGGCTCGCGGTGCAGACGGTGCTCCAGCAGGGACCGACCGTCACCATCACGTTCAAGACCGGTGAAGGCATCGAAGCCGGCAAGACCAAGATCAAGTTCAAGGACGTCGACATCGGCCAGGTGAAGTCGGTCGCGCTGTCGGAGGATTACAAGCATGTGATCGCCAAGGCTGAACTCACGCGCGATGCGACCAACATGCTCGTCGAGGACACGCGCTTCTGGGTCGTGCGGCCGCGCGTGGCGGGCGGCTCGGTGTCGGGCATCGGCACGCTCCTGTCGGGCGCGTATATCGGCATGGATATCGGCCATACGAAGCAGAGCCGGCGCGACTACACGGGCCTCGAAACGCCGCCGGTGTTCGCGAGCGACGTGCCCGGCCGGCAGTTCGTGCTGAAGGCGACGGATCTCGGCTCGGTCGATGTCGGCACGCCGATCTATTTCCGCCGTCTGCAGGTGGGCCAGGTGACGTCCTTCGAACTCGACAAGGACGGCAGCGGCGTCACGCTGCATGTGTTCGTCAACGCGCCCTACGACCGCTACGTGAACGCCGATTCGCGCTTCTGGCAGGCGGGCGGCATCGACCTGACGCTCGGCACCGACGGGCTCAAGGTCAACACGCAATCGCTCGTGTCGATCCTGATCGGCGGGCTCGCGTTCGAGACGCCGGCGGTGTCGCTAAGCTGGTCCGAGGCGCCGCCCGACACGACTTTCAACCTGTATCCGACGCGCGCGGAAGCGTTGCGCGTGCAGGAGCGCATCGTCGACAAATATGTGTTCGCGTTCGAAGGCTCGGTGCGCGGGCTGGCAGTCGGCGCGCCGGTGGAATTCCGCGGCATCCAGATCGGCGAAGTGGCGGCGATCAACACGCGCTTCGACCCGGTCACGAAGCGCATCAGCATACCGGTCGAAATCAATCTCTATCCGGAACGCTTCACGTCGCGCTTCACGACCGAGCCGAAGAGCGGCCGGGTCGTGGCCGACCGGCGCGAGCTCGCGGACGTGCTCGTCTCGCGCGGCTTGCGCGGGCAGTTGCGCACGGGCAGCCTGCTGACGGGGCAGCTTTATGTCTCGCTCGATTTCTTCCCGACCGCGAAGAAAGCGAGCATCGACTGGAACCGCGACCCGCCCGAATTGCCGACCACGCCGAGCGGTCTCGAATCGATGCAGGATTCGATCAACCGCATCATGACGCGCATCGACAAGCTGCCGATCGAGGAACTCACGGCGAGCGCGCGGCAAACGCTCAACAGCACGACCGCGCTGATGCAGGGTCTCAACACGCAGGTCGTGCCGCAAGCCGCGACGACGCTCGCCGCCGCGCGCGCCGCGCTCGACGCCGCGCACTCGACGCTCATGCCGGATTCCGGCCTGCAGCAGGACACGGCCGAAGCGGTCCGCGAACTGACGCGCACCGCCGCCTCGTTCCGCAGTCTCGCGGATTATCTGCAGCAGCATCCGGAAGCGCTGCTGCGCGGCAAGCCGGAGGACAAGAAGTGA
- a CDS encoding paraquat-inducible protein A, producing the protein MNTLASDDRTTRPLIACHECDLVQREGEVPPGGTLRCCRCRAVLYRRRARGFDHALAYALTACVLWLISNAFPIVGLAVNGDLVETTLIGAVRVLYRDGMWPLAGLIFITTILMPALQALAMVWLLLPLHLNHRPWHADAVFRMLRIARNWGMTEVLMLGLLVAVVKLAHIASVVTGPALWSLAALMLLLVAATSSFDERAMWLRLEGAPPGMPADTPLRGRTAAASGICVCHDCGLCTRGIERHEHLYCPRCGARLHLRKPSSLSRTWAYLIAAAVLYIPANTLPVMNTSSLFGAQKDTIMSGVAYLWHSGSWPLAIIVFIASIAVPMLKILAIGYLAATANLRMTQQSTQRAVIYRIVELVGRWSMLDIYVIAVLVALVQFSAMATIEAGPAAIAFGAVVVLTMFAAMSFDPRLIWDTPPPREESR; encoded by the coding sequence ATGAACACGCTCGCCTCCGATGATCGCACGACGCGCCCGCTGATCGCGTGCCATGAATGCGATCTGGTGCAGCGCGAGGGCGAGGTGCCGCCGGGCGGCACGCTGCGCTGCTGCCGCTGCCGCGCCGTGCTCTATCGGCGGCGCGCACGCGGCTTCGACCACGCGCTCGCCTATGCGCTCACCGCCTGCGTGCTGTGGCTGATCTCGAATGCGTTTCCGATCGTCGGCCTCGCGGTCAACGGCGATCTCGTCGAAACGACGCTGATCGGCGCGGTGCGCGTGCTGTATCGCGACGGCATGTGGCCGCTCGCCGGCCTCATCTTCATCACGACGATCCTGATGCCGGCGCTGCAGGCGCTCGCCATGGTGTGGCTGCTGCTGCCGCTGCATCTGAACCACAGGCCGTGGCACGCCGACGCCGTGTTTCGCATGCTGCGCATCGCGCGCAACTGGGGCATGACCGAAGTGCTGATGCTCGGCCTGCTCGTCGCGGTCGTGAAGCTCGCGCATATCGCGTCGGTGGTGACGGGGCCCGCGCTGTGGTCGCTCGCCGCGCTGATGCTGCTGCTGGTCGCGGCGACCTCCTCGTTCGACGAGCGCGCGATGTGGCTGCGCCTCGAAGGCGCGCCGCCCGGCATGCCCGCCGACACGCCGCTTCGCGGGCGCACGGCGGCGGCAAGCGGCATTTGCGTCTGTCACGACTGCGGCCTGTGCACGCGCGGCATAGAGCGGCATGAGCATCTGTACTGTCCGCGCTGCGGCGCGCGCCTGCATCTGCGCAAGCCCTCGAGCCTGTCGCGCACGTGGGCGTATCTGATCGCGGCGGCGGTACTCTACATTCCGGCGAACACGCTGCCCGTGATGAACACGAGTTCCCTGTTCGGCGCGCAGAAGGACACGATCATGAGCGGCGTCGCGTATCTGTGGCATTCGGGCTCGTGGCCGCTCGCGATCATCGTGTTCATCGCGAGCATCGCGGTGCCGATGCTCAAGATTCTCGCCATCGGCTATCTCGCCGCGACCGCGAATCTGCGCATGACGCAGCAGAGCACGCAGCGCGCGGTCATCTACCGCATCGTCGAGCTGGTGGGCCGCTGGTCGATGCTCGATATCTACGTCATCGCCGTGCTCGTCGCGCTCGTGCAGTTCAGCGCGATGGCGACGATCGAGGCCGGGCCGGCGGCGATCGCGTTCGGCGCGGTCGTCGTGCTGACGATGTTCGCGGCGATGTCGTTCGATCCGCGCCTCATCTGGGACACGCCGCCACCTCGGGAAGAATCAAGATGA
- a CDS encoding efflux transporter outer membrane subunit, with amino-acid sequence MRRTYASLAAALSLSGCLLGPNYSRQPVETPATYRFAAAEVADTANSEWWKQFQDPVLDELIATALANNKDVKIAAARVEQFMGQFVTTRSALFPQISAGANAARQRASVAGTQPLNGFGPVYNSFDASVSAAWELDLFGRNRRLTEAARANLLSSEEGRRATILSLVASVATSYLNLRSFDKQLEIAKATTQSRAESVHVFTLRFEGGEVSQMELAQSQSEYEASLATIPQLETQIAQQEDALSVLLGANPGPIMRGRTLGELATPVIPSGLPSDLLERRPDLLQAEQDLVAANALIGAARALYFPQISLTGLLGTASGQFSSLFTGPSRVWAFAGQVTQPIFTAGNISGQVQSAEAQQQAALLTYQKAIQVAFQEVDDALISSQKLHEQLEVQGRQVTALATYSRLARARYEGGYTSYIEVLDAERSLFNAQLSQTQTEAAALGSFVTLYKVMGGGWVMTADKMTTQQQSATPPADATKPGQTVQ; translated from the coding sequence ATGCGGCGCACTTACGCCAGCCTCGCCGCCGCGCTATCGCTCTCCGGCTGCCTGCTCGGTCCGAACTACTCGCGCCAGCCGGTCGAGACACCCGCGACCTACCGCTTCGCCGCAGCCGAAGTCGCCGATACCGCGAACTCCGAATGGTGGAAGCAGTTCCAGGACCCGGTGCTCGACGAGCTGATCGCGACCGCGCTCGCGAACAACAAGGACGTGAAGATCGCGGCGGCGCGCGTCGAACAGTTCATGGGCCAGTTCGTCACGACGCGCTCCGCGCTGTTCCCGCAGATTTCGGCGGGCGCGAACGCGGCGCGGCAGCGCGCTTCGGTGGCGGGAACGCAGCCGCTCAACGGCTTCGGGCCGGTCTACAACAGCTTCGACGCGTCCGTGTCCGCCGCGTGGGAACTCGATCTGTTCGGGCGCAACCGGCGCCTCACCGAGGCCGCGCGCGCGAACCTGCTGTCGAGCGAGGAAGGCCGGCGCGCGACGATCCTCTCGCTGGTGGCATCGGTGGCGACGTCGTATCTGAATCTGCGCAGCTTCGACAAGCAGCTCGAAATCGCCAAGGCGACGACCCAGAGCCGCGCCGAATCGGTGCATGTGTTCACGCTGCGCTTCGAAGGCGGCGAAGTCTCGCAGATGGAACTCGCGCAGAGCCAGTCCGAATACGAAGCCTCGCTCGCGACGATTCCGCAGCTCGAAACGCAGATCGCGCAGCAGGAAGACGCGCTCTCGGTCCTGCTCGGCGCGAATCCCGGGCCGATCATGCGCGGCCGCACACTCGGCGAACTCGCGACGCCGGTGATTCCGTCGGGGCTGCCATCGGACCTGCTGGAGCGGCGCCCCGATCTGCTGCAGGCGGAACAGGATCTGGTCGCGGCCAATGCGCTGATCGGCGCGGCGCGCGCGCTGTACTTTCCGCAGATTTCGCTGACCGGCCTGCTCGGCACCGCGAGCGGACAGTTCTCCTCGCTCTTCACCGGCCCGTCGCGCGTATGGGCGTTCGCGGGCCAGGTCACGCAGCCGATCTTCACGGCGGGCAACATCTCGGGCCAGGTGCAATCGGCCGAGGCGCAACAGCAGGCGGCGCTGCTGACCTATCAGAAGGCAATTCAGGTGGCGTTCCAGGAAGTCGACGACGCGCTCATCTCGTCGCAAAAACTGCATGAGCAACTCGAAGTACAGGGCCGCCAGGTCACCGCGCTTGCCACCTATTCGCGGCTCGCGCGGGCGCGCTACGAAGGCGGCTACACGAGCTATATCGAAGTGCTCGACGCCGAGCGCAGCCTCTTCAACGCCCAGCTTTCGCAGACGCAGACGGAGGCCGCCGCGCTCGGCTCGTTCGTGACGCTCTACAAGGTGATGGGTGGCGGCTGGGTCATGACCGCCGACAAGATGACCACGCAGCAACAATCGGCGACGCCGCCCGCCGACGCGACGAAACCCGGCCAGACCGTGCAATGA